The stretch of DNA agtttttgcgtgaaggagtaacaaacatacacacacacacacatacgaactttctcctttataatattagtgtgattccattACATGAGTTTTAGGTGATCCTCATACCTACTTCGGTAGAGCTAAATATTCGGATCATCTACCTAGAATATCAATCGTCATTTGGCTTGTATATTTTTCTCGTGGTCTGTTTTGGTGTGAATGGATGGTATGGGTGTACACAGACCGATCTTTTTGTAAACAGGAAAAGCGACATTCTCCGAGCGAATCCAGTGCCAATGTCGATACTTTTATGCCTCGGCATCTCGATCATAGCTATTTCTTCCTCTTCAGTCTTGAAACAGTTCATTTTCTGAAGGCGTCTACGGAACTTTGTCATACTCGGTATGCTAAAGATACTTTGAACTCGATGAAAAATGCCACTTTTCAAATGTACATCTTCCTCGCTGCTTTGCAGTGAGAATCCCTCAACACTGTGTTCAGTTTTCACGTATTTCTTGGTATTTTCTGACGGTGCAATCAAAGCGATGTCTTCTCCACTCATTACTTCGGGTTTGTCACATATTTAATGCGTAATATTTTGCTTCAATTGTGTGTTAAAGGTATTAATGAAAAGATGCTACTTAACTTTGGCGTTGATCGAGTGTGACGTAGCGAACGCGATAAGATTATTAAGATTAGGAGTTGTGATTACGtctatgattttttaaattctatgaTTTATTAATGTTGGCACCATTATCACagttaattactttatttttttcgtACTTAGCACGTACAATACATATTCATGagttttatgattttaataattacgCTATGAAAGTTAAAATTTGTAAGAATTATTTTTACACCTAggttcataaaattttattttaaatacgaaCGGTTAAAATGTTGTGCTTTATTAACTAAACTCATGAATATAAGGTAAAGACATATTCCTACTAAAATATCTTTACAAGAATGAGGTAACTGTTTTGAgtacacaatattatgtaggtatgtctgtATACATACTACCAAATGCGTCAGTCATCCATTTTCCGGACTTTTGGGAATGAAATACCTACTAACGCACTGTAAAGTTACAATTCTTTGACTActcgcaagctacctctgtgccaaatttcatgttaaTTGGTTGAACGGTAggactttaagaatcccgtgggaactctttgattttccgggataaaaagtagcctatgtacttccCCGGAGTGTAAATTATCtccgtacctttcatcaaaatcggtttaactattgggctgtgaaaagctagcacacagacggacagacacactttcgcatttataaaattagtatggaattagtacggaaccctcggtgtgcgagtctgattcgcacttggcaaGTTTTTAGAATTAtgcgccctgcccattgccaccagcttcgcaacccgttgagctgttGTATCACTGTATCGGTTAATCTGGTTCTCCtactacggatctcctcattctgatttgatcatatAAGTACGTACAGAAACTCCAAGCTCTCTCTATCGCACGCTGAGTGACTGACCTTTcgtatgaggcccatagttagcgatcaTATTATCTCGGATTCATTTGtatcatcactggcaacacgcacggGCAAGACTTCGGTCtccaagcactgaggaattttaaacaataataatataactagtcCTGTACCTACACGAACTGACATGGTGGAGTTTTTGTACAAAGACTTCAGCACTTCGATATACCTACCGGTAGACGATACAGCCTAAGTTTCCACCgaatcgaaggctttctcaTAGTCCACCAATGCAAAGTGCcctattatacttacctactcttcaGTCTATCAATACGGCTTATAGCTACAAATAATTCTGTTGTGCACAATCTTGACAGttctaaaataggtaggtatcccTTTCACAATGCTCTTATCGAATGCTTTATTATAGAGACGTTTTCAATAAATCATTagaaccgtgatagcctagtggttaagaggcttgcctcctatttgggaggtggggttcgatcccgggcacgcacttctaacttttcggagttacgtgctttttaacggtgaaggaaaatatcgtgaggaaatctgcatgcctaagagttcttcataatgttctcaaaggcgtatGAAATTTGCAAATAagcaattggccagcgtggtgggctATAGCCTACACCCATTCTGAGACGAGACTCAATATAGAGTGTACAATAGTGGAGTaatttacccccgacccaaaaagaggggtgttataagtttgacgtgtgtatatctgtgtatccttctgtggcatcgtagctcctaaactaatgaaccgattttaatttcttttttttttgtttgaaaggtgactagatcgagagtgttcttagctataatccaagaaaatcggttcagccgtttaaaagttatcaggtattttctagttacagtaaccgtcacttgtcgggggtgttataaatttttaatttacacttgttttaatattttagtcgtTACTAAAATTTACAATATCGACCGCATTAGTTACATAGGTGCGTTACCTACTACTTACTCTATTTAAATCGCTACCTACGTAGATACCTACCTGCTTAGCTATGATGACTGTACGACAGATCAGTCGACGCATTTGATTCAGAAAAAATCCACCTGAATAGTAACCACGTAACAGGCCAAGGTTGAAAAATACGACGGTTTTCCAAACAACGACGCTCCAAGCCATCAAGGCAAAGACTTTGTCTCTTCATTTCAACGTTTCGTGTAGCAcggtgtagactgtagagggGTTAGATTGTAGAGGCTGAGAGCAGCTGAGAGAGTTTTTTTATTCTCTTCGTGATTATGTCGCCCCCACGAGCAAATCAACTTATATTAAATCTTAatcactaattaaaaaaaacagcattATTTATCAGTATTATTCGAACTATAGCTGAGAGAGATGGTTCCAAGCCCGGCAAGTGCGCTCGCGCCTGCGTCAGTTTAGTTAGGTTTTCCCGTTGTGTGACAAACTGCAATAAGTACGTTTTTGACCTGACTTGTGTCTGACTCATTTGTTTCCATTTTAGTTTTCATCGTTACGTACTATTACGAGTAACTCCGATAACATCACACGTATCGCTCGTCGGCTCGTTGCCTCCAAAATAATGTAAGTAAGGCATTTAATTTTACGCTTTTGTGTAGTTTTTAGGATTATAGCTGTGGTTATAGGTAGTATTTGTAGCGCCTACGTCATGCATTTTTTGGAAGATACTAATCTTTGTTGAGTTATCATAATGTCACTGTTTATAGGTAGGCACCCAG from Maniola jurtina chromosome 10, ilManJurt1.1, whole genome shotgun sequence encodes:
- the LOC123868824 gene encoding uncharacterized protein LOC123868824; the encoded protein is MSGEDIALIAPSENTKKYVKTEHSVEGFSLQSSEEDVHLKSGIFHRVQSIFSIPSMTKFRRRLQKMNCFKTEEEEIAMIEMPRHKSIDIGTGFARRMSLFLFTKRSVCVHPYHPFTPKQTTRKIYKPNDD